One Pseudanabaena sp. BC1403 genomic window carries:
- the cobD gene encoding threonine-phosphate decarboxylase CobD has product MQVTDRSRPMHGGNRQWAASFAGIAPEQILDFSASINPLGPPKSAIAAIQSHLTELNHYPDPEYTLLRQALGKFHQLSPEWILAGNGVAELLTWVGRDLSQLSATVLFTPAFTDYYRALKTFDCQVEKHPILFNNQDLNLQVELPQIINSHTKGILINNPHNPTGYLFSRDSLLPYLEQFALVVIDEAFMDFLSPEQQQSLIDLVPLHPNLVILRSLTKFYSLPGLRLGYAITHPDRLQRWQAWRDPWCVNALAVAAGIAVLEDHEFQQQTWTWLAVARSQLFTGLSQITGLNPLPNAANYLLVKTEIAGSILQKELLQNEQILIRDCLSFPELGDRYFRVAIRLEIENKRLIESLSCLSCKIK; this is encoded by the coding sequence ATGCAAGTAACTGATCGCTCACGTCCAATGCATGGGGGAAATCGTCAATGGGCGGCGAGTTTTGCTGGTATTGCGCCAGAACAAATTTTAGATTTTTCGGCAAGTATTAACCCGCTTGGCCCACCAAAGTCTGCGATCGCGGCGATTCAATCGCACTTAACTGAGCTTAATCATTATCCAGATCCTGAATACACATTACTCAGACAAGCTTTAGGAAAGTTTCACCAGCTATCGCCAGAATGGATTTTGGCAGGAAATGGTGTGGCGGAGCTATTAACTTGGGTGGGGCGCGATCTTTCGCAACTATCGGCAACAGTTCTATTTACGCCAGCTTTTACCGATTATTATCGCGCTCTCAAAACTTTTGATTGTCAAGTAGAAAAGCATCCAATTCTATTTAATAATCAAGATTTAAATTTACAGGTAGAACTCCCACAAATCATCAATTCCCATACAAAAGGAATATTAATCAATAATCCCCACAATCCTACTGGGTATTTATTTTCTAGGGATAGTCTTTTACCTTATCTAGAACAATTTGCTCTAGTAGTAATTGATGAAGCTTTTATGGATTTCCTTTCTCCAGAACAGCAGCAAAGTTTAATTGATTTAGTTCCATTGCATCCGAATTTAGTGATTTTGCGATCACTAACTAAATTTTATAGCTTGCCAGGGTTACGACTTGGCTATGCGATCACTCATCCAGATCGTTTACAGCGCTGGCAAGCATGGCGCGATCCTTGGTGTGTAAATGCTTTGGCGGTAGCAGCAGGAATTGCTGTACTTGAAGATCATGAATTTCAACAGCAAACATGGACTTGGCTAGCAGTCGCAAGATCTCAACTATTTACAGGTTTATCGCAAATAACTGGTTTAAATCCCTTACCCAATGCTGCCAATTATCTATTAGTAAAAACAGAAATTGCAGGTTCCATTTTACAAAAGGAGCTATTGCAAAATGAGCAAATTCTCATTCGTGATTGTCTGAGTTTTCCTGAATTAGGCGATCGCTATTTTCGAGTTGCTATACGCCTAGAAATCGAAAACAAGCGATTAATAGAATCACTAAGTTGTCTATCCTGTAAAATCAAGTAA